The following coding sequences are from one candidate division KSB1 bacterium window:
- a CDS encoding permease, with the protein MDWKRELKILFWLVIGFLVAYHLPVGTARFDRAVYEALSLAKWYAREHVILCLLPAFFIAGVISVFVSQASVIKYLGAQAKQWVAYAVASVSGTILAVCSCTVLPLFASIYKRGAGLGPAVAFLYSGPAINILAIILTARVLGLELGVARVIGAVSFSVIVGLLMQFIFREKKTDEDD; encoded by the coding sequence ATGGATTGGAAGAGAGAATTAAAAATACTTTTCTGGTTGGTGATCGGATTTCTCGTCGCCTATCACTTGCCTGTCGGAACTGCACGCTTTGATCGCGCGGTCTATGAAGCCTTGTCGCTCGCCAAATGGTATGCGCGCGAGCACGTCATCCTTTGCCTGCTGCCGGCGTTTTTCATTGCCGGCGTCATCAGCGTGTTCGTCAGTCAGGCGTCGGTCATCAAGTATTTAGGGGCTCAAGCTAAACAATGGGTCGCTTATGCCGTCGCTTCGGTGTCGGGCACCATACTCGCGGTCTGTTCCTGCACCGTGCTGCCGCTGTTTGCGAGCATCTACAAGCGCGGCGCCGGACTCGGCCCGGCCGTCGCCTTTCTCTACAGCGGCCCGGCAATCAACATTTTGGCCATCATCCTGACCGCGCGGGTGCTGGGGTTGGAGTTGGGCGTCGCCCGAGTCATCGGCGCGGTTTCGTTCAGCGTCATCGTCGGCCTGCTGATGCAGTTCATCTTTCGCGAAAAGAAAACGGACGAAGACGAT
- a CDS encoding cytochrome c biogenesis protein CcdA — MIEALLTFASEFLQRSFGIALVGAALWGVLSILLSPCHLSSIPLVVGVLAQESGQKTRRAFALSLLFALGIMVSIAAIGLITAAAGRMIGDLGRIGNLVVAGVFLLFGAYLMDLIRLDWSLLRLPQSRGGAWSALMLGMLFGIGLGPCTFAFVAPVLAVVFTRSQTDMLGASALLLAFAVGHCGVIVATGTLSTQLQRYFNWSQGNRTILWIKRACGLLVALAGVYWIWKIL, encoded by the coding sequence ATGATCGAGGCCCTGCTGACGTTCGCGAGCGAATTTTTGCAGCGCTCCTTCGGCATTGCGCTTGTCGGGGCGGCGCTGTGGGGCGTGCTCAGCATTCTGCTCAGCCCATGCCATTTGTCGAGCATCCCGCTGGTGGTCGGCGTGCTGGCGCAAGAGTCTGGGCAAAAAACGCGGCGTGCTTTTGCCTTGTCGCTGCTGTTTGCTCTCGGCATCATGGTCTCCATCGCCGCCATCGGACTGATCACCGCCGCCGCCGGTCGCATGATCGGCGATCTCGGGCGCATCGGCAACCTCGTCGTCGCAGGCGTCTTTTTACTGTTCGGCGCTTATCTGATGGACTTGATCCGTCTGGACTGGTCGCTTTTGCGGCTGCCGCAAAGCCGCGGCGGCGCGTGGTCGGCGCTGATGTTGGGCATGCTGTTCGGCATCGGCTTGGGGCCGTGCACCTTTGCCTTTGTGGCGCCGGTACTGGCGGTGGTCTTTACCCGCAGTCAAACCGATATGCTCGGCGCCTCTGCACTGTTGCTCGCCTTTGCCGTCGGGCATTGCGGTGTTATCGTTGCGACCGGTACGCTCTCTACTCAATTGCAGAGATATTTTAACTGGAGTCAAGGCAACCGTACCATTTTATGGATCAAACGCGCCTGCGGGCTGCTGGTTGCGCTCGCCGGGGTGTATTGGATTTGGAAAATACTTTAG
- a CDS encoding thioredoxin family protein: protein MRKYILSVLFVTIGFWGGCERGQAEDPKPGGESKALVTFIELGSVNCIPCKAMQPVMKAIEEEYGDQIKIVFHDVWKDPAPAKQYGIRLIPTQVFLDDKGVEFHRHEGFYAKEEIDKVLAAKGLKPRTKS from the coding sequence ATGAGAAAATACATTCTGTCTGTGCTCTTTGTAACCATCGGCTTTTGGGGAGGCTGCGAGCGAGGACAAGCAGAAGACCCAAAACCGGGCGGCGAATCTAAGGCGCTGGTCACTTTTATCGAACTCGGATCGGTCAATTGCATTCCCTGTAAGGCCATGCAGCCGGTGATGAAGGCGATTGAAGAAGAGTACGGCGACCAGATCAAGATCGTTTTCCACGACGTTTGGAAAGATCCCGCACCGGCAAAGCAATACGGCATCCGCCTGATACCGACGCAGGTTTTTCTCGATGATAAAGGCGTGGAATTTCATCGCCATGAGGGCTTTTATGCCAAAGAGGAAATTGACAAGGTTCTCGCCGCAAAAGGCCTGAAGCCGCGGACCAAATCATGA
- a CDS encoding thioredoxin family protein: MVVKVLGMGCPKCQALEAKVKEVAEKNRIDVTIEKVADLAKIQAYRVMMTPALVINEQVKAYGRIPKDEEILKWLKGA, encoded by the coding sequence ATGGTCGTCAAAGTATTGGGGATGGGTTGTCCCAAGTGTCAAGCCCTTGAGGCCAAAGTTAAAGAAGTGGCGGAAAAGAATCGCATTGACGTTACCATCGAAAAGGTAGCTGATTTGGCCAAGATACAGGCCTATCGCGTAATGATGACGCCTGCACTGGTCATTAATGAGCAAGTAAAGGCCTATGGACGCATTCCCAAAGACGAAGAAATCCTCAAATGGCTGAAGGGAGCATAG